From a region of the Sporanaerobacter acetigenes DSM 13106 genome:
- a CDS encoding prenyltransferase/squalene oxidase repeat-containing protein, which produces MNYKLKRVLSIILTLIIACGLAACTTTSSTTEDGIEEKIKETADFMIESIPNPTVSSLGGEWTVMSLARSDLDIDKEYFENYYNNVINTVKENKGVLHERKYTEYSRVILALTAIGKDPTDVAGYNLLEYLADYEKVIFQGINGPTFALIALDSNSYEIPINPKVNIQATREMYIDYILERQLPDGGFSIMGDDTPADPDMTGMVLQALSKYQDIPKVKEATDKALTCLSNIQLDTGGYSSWGSENSESVVQVIMALTELGIDPEDERFVKGDNTLIDNLLTYYADGGGFMHIKEGQQGNGGAEAGVVDPMATDQGMYGLVAYKRYKDGKNSFYNMFDVKRD; this is translated from the coding sequence ATGAATTATAAATTGAAACGAGTATTATCAATTATTTTGACATTAATTATTGCTTGTGGACTTGCAGCATGTACTACAACTTCGTCAACTACAGAAGATGGAATAGAAGAAAAAATTAAAGAAACAGCAGATTTTATGATTGAGTCAATACCCAATCCCACAGTTTCCTCTTTAGGTGGAGAATGGACGGTAATGTCTTTAGCAAGGTCTGATTTAGATATAGATAAGGAATACTTTGAGAATTATTATAATAATGTAATAAATACTGTTAAAGAAAATAAAGGGGTATTACATGAGAGAAAGTATACAGAATATTCTAGAGTTATTCTTGCATTAACAGCTATTGGCAAAGATCCAACGGATGTAGCTGGATATAATTTGCTTGAATACCTAGCGGATTATGAAAAAGTAATATTTCAAGGGATAAATGGTCCTACTTTTGCTCTTATAGCCTTAGATTCAAATAGTTATGAAATCCCTATAAATCCAAAAGTAAACATTCAAGCTACTAGGGAAATGTATATTGATTATATTTTAGAAAGACAATTACCTGACGGAGGGTTTTCTATAATGGGAGATGATACTCCTGCAGACCCAGATATGACTGGAATGGTATTACAGGCATTATCTAAATATCAAGACATACCAAAAGTAAAAGAAGCAACTGACAAAGCCTTAACTTGTCTTTCTAATATTCAGCTAGATACTGGTGGATACAGTAGCTGGGGCAGTGAAAACTCTGAATCTGTAGTACAAGTGATAATGGCACTTACAGAGTTGGGGATTGACCCAGAGGATGAAAGATTTGTAAAAGGAGACAATACATTAATTGATAATCTGTTGACTTACTATGCAGATGGAGGAGGATTTATGCATATAAAAGAAGGACAACAGGGAAATGGTGGAGCAGAAGCAGGTGTAGTAGATCCTATGGCAACAGATCAAGGAATGTATGGTTTGGTAGCATATAAAAGATATAAGGATGGTAAAAATAGTTTTTATAATATGTTTGATGTAAAAAGAGATTAA
- a CDS encoding ABC transporter ATP-binding protein, producing the protein MEIYRIKDLSFTYPLMKTKALNNINLTINTGEFITICGKSGSGKSTLIRQLKTILTPHGAKEGEIYFFGQPLEEVEHSTQVSKIGYVLQNPDNQIVTDKVWHELAFGLESLGYDNPTIRLRVAEMASFFGVHSWFHKKVTELSGGQKQILNLAGIMAMQPSVLILDEPTSQLDPIAASDFIETIKKINRELGTTIIMTEHRLEEIIPISDRIIVMDEGCIISEGTPEHIGKDLKNKNHPMFKAMTSAMQIYAGVKNKLSYPITVNEGRNWIDSFMEGKEVKVNPPMIKTREKDRNVSIMLKDVWFKYDKNSPDVIKDMSLEVKEGEFYCMVGGNGTGKSTTLSIISGIQIPYRGKVFINGKNLKKMSTKEKYTNNLGVLPQNPQSLFVKKTVELDLLEMLSDMKITKEEKSKKVKEIAKLTELEDLMDMHPYDLSGGEQQRAALAKVLLLEPKILLLDEPTKGLDNFFKEKLADILKSLTYKGVTVVMVSHDIEFCAKHGDTCAMVFDGSIISSKPTKEFFAGNSFYTTSANRIARHINPKAVTIEDVIELCQQNS; encoded by the coding sequence ATGGAGATATATAGAATCAAGGATTTAAGTTTTACGTATCCATTAATGAAAACAAAAGCATTAAACAATATAAACCTTACAATAAATACTGGAGAATTCATCACTATATGTGGGAAATCAGGCTCAGGAAAGAGTACTTTAATTAGACAACTGAAAACCATACTTACCCCTCATGGAGCAAAGGAAGGAGAAATTTATTTTTTTGGACAACCCTTAGAAGAAGTAGAACATTCTACTCAAGTTTCTAAAATTGGATATGTACTTCAAAATCCAGACAATCAAATAGTAACTGATAAAGTATGGCATGAATTAGCCTTTGGTCTTGAAAGTTTAGGGTATGACAATCCTACAATCAGGCTTAGAGTAGCAGAAATGGCAAGTTTTTTTGGTGTTCATAGTTGGTTTCATAAGAAGGTAACTGAACTTTCAGGAGGGCAAAAACAAATCTTAAATTTAGCTGGGATAATGGCAATGCAGCCTTCTGTTTTAATATTAGATGAACCCACTTCTCAATTGGACCCCATTGCAGCTTCTGATTTTATAGAAACGATAAAAAAGATTAATAGGGAATTAGGTACAACTATTATAATGACGGAACATAGACTAGAGGAAATAATTCCAATATCAGATAGGATTATTGTCATGGATGAAGGGTGTATTATTAGTGAAGGTACTCCCGAACACATTGGTAAAGATTTAAAAAACAAGAACCATCCTATGTTCAAAGCAATGACATCAGCTATGCAAATTTATGCAGGAGTAAAAAACAAATTATCTTACCCTATAACTGTGAATGAGGGTAGAAATTGGATTGATTCATTTATGGAGGGAAAAGAAGTTAAAGTCAATCCTCCAATGATTAAAACGAGAGAAAAAGATAGAAATGTATCAATAATGCTAAAAGATGTGTGGTTTAAATACGACAAAAATTCACCTGATGTTATTAAAGATATGTCCTTAGAAGTGAAAGAAGGAGAATTTTATTGTATGGTAGGAGGGAATGGAACAGGGAAAAGCACTACGCTATCAATTATTAGCGGAATACAAATTCCATATAGGGGTAAGGTCTTTATAAATGGTAAAAATCTAAAAAAGATGAGTACTAAGGAAAAATACACCAACAACTTAGGGGTATTACCCCAAAATCCTCAAAGTTTGTTTGTGAAGAAAACTGTAGAACTAGATTTGCTTGAAATGTTATCAGATATGAAAATTACTAAAGAAGAAAAATCCAAGAAAGTTAAAGAAATAGCTAAACTTACGGAACTAGAGGATTTAATGGATATGCATCCCTATGATTTAAGTGGTGGAGAACAACAAAGGGCAGCTCTTGCGAAGGTATTGCTATTAGAACCTAAAATACTATTATTAGATGAACCAACTAAGGGCTTAGACAATTTCTTTAAAGAGAAGTTAGCAGATATTCTTAAATCTTTAACATATAAAGGAGTTACTGTTGTAATGGTATCTCATGATATAGAGTTTTGTGCTAAACATGGAGATACTTGTGCTATGGTTTTTGATGGAAGTATAATAAGCTCTAAACCTACAAAGGAATTTTTTGCTGGTAATAGCTTTTATACTACATCTGCAAATCGTATTGCTCGTCATATCAATCCAAAGGCAGTAACCATAGAGGATGTGATTGAATTATGTCAACAAAACAGTTAA
- a CDS encoding sulfatase-like hydrolase/transferase — protein MVLTILFILKIILFIKMTGIQYNQAIIFTVSALFALFAFTLIYFSRNKKKQSIAFSFYNIMSAIMFADAVYYHYFNNLPSLIMLKQLGSVAQVGDSVRAVINPLHLLFLVDIPFLCVYSSKKKKKIKKSAKVYEKKIRIGVPSLLALTLAIVITVLSVGGYGTVLGRQELFTYHAKDFVSLFKSEDAKGEGEFTEEDLAHLRKRAMVDNGKLTGIGKGKNLLVIQVEGLQNFVINEYYDGQEVTPNLNSFIKDNSSIYFDRYYQLLGRGNTSDAEFVSNNSLYPSMEDPTYTQYQDITFCGLPWILRDNGYTSWVLHGYKPEFWNRSAAYPNQGFERFISEENYNVGEVIALGLNDKDFFKQSLPYLKEMEKPFHAFMITLSSHTPFTMPEKYHVIKLRPEHKDTMFGNYLQAIHYTDEAIGEFIEDLKKEGLYDDTVIAIYGDHFALSSMDEANEKIMTDYLGYQYDYDSMMNIPLIIHVPGEEINETVSKVSCQLDFLPTILNIMGVKNEKGVMFGKDILNTEDSFVAQQTYMLKGSFIDNEKVFVMSRDGVYKHSRAYYLDTREPVDLEKCKENYNRAIEEINKSNYVLRQGGRFSLSHLSGKDSTKLVAHAGGKIRGLTYTNSRESLDKSYKKGLRLLEVDFIWTTDNKLVCLHSWDGFVNKFFNVPVKQYSYDEFANFKMIHGWQQLTPDILAEWMEKHPDAYIVTDIKGDNVEGLRILKEEYPHIQDRIIPQIYHMEEYEPIANMGYKNIIYTLYLSSKVSDEEILEFARENELFAITMPEKRAEGTLPNLLKKEGILTYTHTINDKKTKKKLEQNGVYGFYTDELRQ, from the coding sequence ATGGTTTTAACTATATTGTTTATTTTAAAAATAATCTTATTCATAAAAATGACTGGAATACAGTATAATCAAGCCATAATATTTACAGTAAGTGCTCTTTTCGCACTTTTTGCTTTTACACTTATATATTTTAGTAGAAATAAGAAAAAGCAATCAATAGCTTTTTCCTTCTACAATATCATGTCGGCTATTATGTTTGCTGATGCAGTGTATTATCATTATTTCAACAACTTGCCCTCTCTCATAATGCTGAAACAACTTGGTTCAGTAGCTCAAGTAGGGGATAGTGTGAGGGCTGTTATAAATCCACTACATTTACTGTTCTTGGTTGATATACCATTTTTATGTGTATATTCAAGCAAGAAAAAGAAGAAAATCAAAAAAAGTGCAAAAGTGTATGAAAAAAAGATTAGAATTGGCGTTCCTTCCCTATTGGCTTTGACATTAGCCATAGTCATAACTGTTTTAAGCGTTGGGGGATATGGAACGGTACTTGGAAGACAAGAACTTTTCACTTATCATGCTAAGGATTTTGTCAGTTTATTTAAAAGTGAAGATGCCAAAGGAGAAGGGGAATTTACAGAAGAAGATTTAGCCCATTTAAGAAAAAGGGCCATGGTTGATAATGGAAAATTAACTGGTATAGGAAAGGGTAAAAATCTCCTAGTTATTCAAGTAGAAGGATTACAGAACTTTGTTATCAATGAATATTATGATGGACAAGAAGTCACACCAAATTTGAATTCCTTTATAAAAGATAATAGCAGTATTTATTTCGATAGATATTATCAACTTCTAGGTAGAGGAAACACATCCGATGCAGAATTCGTGTCAAACAATTCTTTGTATCCATCTATGGAAGATCCTACCTATACTCAATATCAAGACATTACTTTTTGCGGACTTCCTTGGATACTTAGGGACAATGGGTATACTTCTTGGGTCCTTCATGGATACAAGCCTGAATTTTGGAATAGAAGTGCGGCCTATCCAAATCAAGGGTTTGAAAGATTCATAAGCGAAGAGAATTACAATGTAGGAGAGGTTATAGCTCTAGGATTAAATGATAAAGACTTTTTCAAACAATCCCTGCCTTATTTAAAGGAAATGGAAAAGCCATTTCATGCATTCATGATTACATTATCTAGCCATACGCCATTTACTATGCCTGAAAAATATCATGTAATAAAATTAAGACCAGAACACAAAGACACCATGTTTGGCAATTATCTTCAAGCCATACATTATACAGACGAAGCCATAGGAGAGTTCATAGAAGATTTAAAAAAAGAAGGACTATATGATGATACAGTTATAGCAATATATGGAGATCATTTTGCATTATCCAGTATGGATGAGGCAAATGAAAAAATAATGACAGATTATCTAGGATATCAATATGACTATGATTCCATGATGAATATACCTCTTATCATTCATGTACCTGGAGAAGAGATAAACGAAACTGTATCAAAGGTCAGCTGTCAATTAGACTTTCTTCCAACAATACTGAATATCATGGGAGTTAAAAATGAAAAGGGAGTTATGTTCGGAAAAGACATATTGAATACAGAAGATAGCTTTGTAGCACAACAGACTTATATGCTCAAAGGTTCCTTTATAGATAATGAAAAGGTATTTGTCATGTCTAGAGATGGAGTGTACAAGCACAGTCGTGCCTATTACCTAGACACAAGAGAACCAGTAGATTTGGAAAAATGCAAAGAAAACTACAATAGAGCCATAGAAGAAATAAATAAATCCAACTATGTTTTGCGACAAGGGGGACGGTTCTCTCTGTCGCATTTATCGGGAAAGGATTCTACCAAATTAGTAGCTCATGCAGGAGGGAAAATTAGAGGTCTTACCTATACAAATTCAAGAGAATCCCTAGATAAAAGCTATAAGAAAGGGCTTAGGCTTCTAGAAGTAGACTTTATTTGGACTACGGACAACAAATTGGTTTGTCTCCACAGTTGGGATGGATTTGTAAACAAATTTTTCAATGTTCCTGTAAAACAATATTCTTATGATGAATTTGCCAATTTCAAAATGATTCATGGATGGCAACAACTGACACCAGATATTTTGGCAGAGTGGATGGAAAAACATCCCGATGCTTATATAGTCACTGATATAAAGGGAGATAATGTAGAGGGGCTTCGAATATTAAAAGAAGAATATCCACATATTCAAGATAGAATTATTCCTCAAATATATCATATGGAGGAATATGAACCTATTGCCAATATGGGATATAAAAACATAATATATACACTATATCTATCTAGCAAAGTTTCAGATGAAGAAATATTAGAATTTGCGAGAGAAAATGAACTATTTGCTATAACGATGCCAGAAAAGAGAGCAGAAGGGACTCTTCCAAATCTCTTAAAAAAGGAAGGAATTCTTACTTATACTCATACTATAAATGACAAAAAAACTAAAAAGAAACTTGAACAAAATGGAGTATATGGCTTTTACACAGACGAATTGCGACAGTAG
- a CDS encoding DUF4430 domain-containing protein, translated as MKSKKIKIAIIIAAILIISFFLSGRDEIVPLSPEQIENTEAESDKSIEKDKIIARDNQNKDKKDKYLTDPVPEGKPSPVEWQDANINKDKELTATLSVTCKSILNNMDLFNMDKIEVLPEDGVIYPKQTVTFYEGESVFDVLLREMKDNNIHMEFEMTPIYNSHYIEGINNLYEFDCGELSGWMYRVNGWFPNYGCSRYMLKDGDEIEWIYTCDLGRDIGGGSAIFGGEEQ; from the coding sequence ATGAAAAGTAAAAAAATTAAAATAGCCATAATAATAGCAGCTATATTAATTATTTCTTTCTTTCTAAGTGGAAGAGATGAAATAGTGCCTTTAAGTCCAGAACAAATTGAAAACACAGAAGCTGAAAGTGATAAATCAATTGAAAAAGATAAGATTATAGCTCGAGATAACCAAAACAAAGACAAAAAAGATAAATATCTAACTGACCCTGTTCCAGAAGGAAAGCCAAGTCCTGTAGAATGGCAAGATGCAAATATTAACAAAGACAAGGAATTAACAGCAACGTTATCAGTAACTTGTAAATCCATATTAAACAACATGGACTTATTTAATATGGACAAGATTGAAGTACTGCCAGAAGATGGTGTGATTTATCCCAAACAAACAGTAACATTTTATGAAGGTGAATCGGTATTTGATGTATTGTTAAGGGAAATGAAAGATAACAATATACACATGGAATTTGAAATGACACCTATTTATAATAGTCATTATATTGAAGGAATAAATAATTTATATGAATTTGACTGTGGGGAATTGAGTGGTTGGATGTATAGGGTTAATGGCTGGTTCCCCAATTATGGCTGCAGTAGATATATGTTAAAAGATGGAGATGAAATCGAATGGATCTATACTTGTGATTTAGGACGTGATATAGGTGGCGGGTCAGCCATATTTGGAGGGGAAGAACAATGA
- a CDS encoding ECF transporter S component: MSTKQLKDNSLSRRTLVSAIIILIAIPLTIFFGVFFLDDRKYYFISLLIIIYTMIPFAMIFEKRKPQARELVLIAVLTAIAVAGRGAFFMLPQFKPVVAIVIITGVSLGPESGFLVGALTGFVSNFFFGQGPWTPWQMFCFGIIGFLAGILFQKGILKKTRLSLCVYGGLSTFFIYGGIIDIGSLLMFTSKFSWKALLATYISGFWFNIVHAIATVFFLYILSQPMLEKLDRIKIKYGLMQQ, from the coding sequence ATGTCAACAAAACAGTTAAAGGACAATTCTTTAAGTCGTAGAACTTTAGTTTCAGCCATAATTATTTTAATAGCTATACCACTGACTATTTTTTTTGGAGTATTTTTTTTAGATGATAGAAAATATTATTTTATCAGTCTTTTAATAATCATTTATACTATGATTCCATTTGCTATGATATTTGAAAAGCGAAAACCACAGGCCAGAGAATTAGTTCTTATTGCTGTATTAACTGCTATTGCAGTAGCAGGCAGAGGAGCATTTTTTATGCTACCTCAGTTTAAGCCTGTTGTGGCTATTGTCATTATTACTGGAGTATCATTAGGACCAGAATCAGGGTTTTTAGTAGGAGCATTAACAGGCTTTGTATCCAACTTTTTCTTTGGACAAGGGCCTTGGACACCATGGCAAATGTTTTGTTTTGGCATAATTGGATTTTTAGCAGGTATATTATTTCAAAAGGGAATCTTAAAAAAGACTAGATTATCCTTATGTGTTTATGGAGGGTTGTCAACGTTTTTTATATATGGAGGAATTATTGATATTGGCAGCCTTCTAATGTTCACATCAAAATTTTCATGGAAAGCACTATTAGCAACTTATATTTCAGGATTTTGGTTCAATATAGTCCATGCAATTGCCACAGTATTCTTCTTATACATATTATCCCAACCTATGCTTGAAAAGCTCGATAGAATCAAAATAAAGTACGGACTAATGCAACAGTAG
- a CDS encoding stalk domain-containing protein encodes MYKKIICIIIILAIVFPLLPTTGFATGYVKEIDAEFSNMEIQVEGKKISNHKEPFIYNDDIWVPLKDLGRGLGLNVKFNKNKKSIFLDSKGKLKKNIDKSTTSYQRGYEIETKENIKHDLEDEIDILEYGKNFRKTEDYIKKSKVRNIKVYFGDVKIYLDKKSLDFEGFMYNDDIYVPIDSISPYLYITPTYKSEVNLLYIDANGLLVKNKDYSSFDNLLGFREGQNYLLDIQLAQLEKRKEIVGSLKIPYKKLTTAKDLENYLNNYLYKLDDIPMKLEIASHYGNWIYLDIDFSSSRIRNWDKLQRRDVENWIWDIYSAILSLYNEDTSIYGAIRNPYYSKYSHSSRKNYVTFDTKNSDLYFDFTNSGLKKDSNINPVYLAEILEKNLNKYNNIKFEYDVETNGDDIYITTYSDSNDFANGHIYTKMGYLKRLNWEIKKMHPDLEVNGKIVFPNDKYEPIKFNLKDNRIRSVDLLKETEEYLNTRYGFFSYGRYDFGLKYTIHEEGLDNFRIIVEGDFSVSDEQWISAGETGKQILTDKVQNAIDCCASIWNTNVSTEIVDKNQVPLRQ; translated from the coding sequence GTGTACAAAAAAATAATTTGCATCATAATTATATTGGCTATAGTCTTCCCTTTGCTGCCCACTACAGGATTTGCAACAGGCTATGTAAAGGAAATTGACGCAGAATTTAGCAATATGGAAATTCAAGTAGAAGGGAAAAAAATATCAAATCACAAAGAACCTTTTATATATAATGATGATATATGGGTTCCTCTAAAGGATTTGGGACGTGGACTTGGTTTAAATGTGAAATTCAACAAAAATAAAAAAAGTATTTTCTTAGACTCTAAAGGGAAACTCAAAAAAAACATAGACAAATCCACTACCTCCTATCAAAGAGGCTATGAAATAGAAACAAAAGAAAATATCAAGCATGATTTAGAAGATGAAATTGACATCCTTGAATATGGAAAAAATTTTAGAAAAACTGAGGATTATATAAAAAAATCTAAAGTCCGAAATATAAAGGTATATTTTGGAGACGTAAAAATATATTTGGATAAAAAATCTTTAGATTTTGAAGGATTTATGTACAATGACGATATATATGTACCTATAGATAGTATTTCTCCATATCTATATATCACCCCTACATATAAAAGTGAAGTAAATTTATTATATATAGATGCCAATGGACTATTGGTCAAAAATAAAGATTATTCATCCTTTGACAATTTATTAGGATTTAGGGAAGGACAAAATTATCTTCTTGATATACAATTAGCTCAATTGGAAAAAAGAAAAGAAATTGTAGGTAGTTTAAAGATTCCGTACAAGAAACTAACTACTGCCAAAGATTTAGAAAACTATTTAAACAATTATCTATATAAACTAGATGATATACCAATGAAATTAGAAATAGCCAGTCATTATGGAAATTGGATCTATTTAGATATTGATTTTTCTTCTTCTAGAATCAGAAATTGGGATAAACTTCAAAGAAGAGATGTTGAAAATTGGATTTGGGATATATATTCGGCTATTTTGAGTCTATACAACGAAGATACTTCTATTTATGGGGCTATAAGAAACCCCTACTATAGCAAATACTCTCATTCATCTAGGAAAAATTATGTGACCTTTGACACTAAAAACAGTGATCTTTATTTCGACTTCACAAATAGTGGTCTTAAAAAGGATAGCAATATAAATCCTGTGTATTTAGCAGAAATACTTGAGAAAAATTTAAATAAATACAACAATATCAAATTTGAATATGATGTGGAAACTAATGGAGATGATATATACATAACCACATACTCTGATTCTAATGACTTTGCAAATGGTCACATTTATACAAAAATGGGATATCTAAAAAGACTCAATTGGGAAATAAAGAAAATGCATCCCGACTTAGAAGTCAATGGAAAAATAGTGTTCCCTAATGATAAATATGAACCTATAAAATTTAACTTGAAAGATAATAGAATTCGTTCTGTCGATCTCTTAAAAGAAACAGAAGAATATTTAAATACTCGTTATGGTTTCTTTAGCTATGGAAGATATGATTTTGGACTTAAATATACCATCCATGAAGAAGGGCTAGACAATTTTCGCATTATAGTAGAAGGAGATTTTTCAGTAAGTGATGAACAGTGGATAAGTGCAGGAGAAACTGGAAAACAAATACTCACTGACAAGGTTCAAAATGCTATAGACTGCTGTGCATCTATTTGGAATACAAATGTTTCTACTGAAATAGTAGACAAAAACCAAGTACCTTTGCGACAGTAG
- a CDS encoding transposase codes for MPRLPRVMANTGIYHVMLRGVNRMNIFLNHDDKAKFLEILGNMNSEGEYTLYGYCIMDNHVHLLIKEERDPISRTMKRICISYSYYFNKKYERVGHLFQDRFRSERIESEDYLLACIRYIHNNPIKALIVEEPSDYEWSSYNAYIGKLNNEDEIISTEFILNIFSENKSRAIKEFQKFSALDCEKVFMDLEDAEEKEEDVEKFQVEKIEQILKSYKLTLEDLPELKDKKIRTRIIREIDANVNLSTRQMSNIIGISKDTIARALRDS; via the coding sequence ATGCCTAGATTGCCACGAGTCATGGCCAACACAGGAATATATCATGTCATGCTAAGAGGTGTCAATAGAATGAATATATTCCTAAATCATGATGACAAAGCGAAATTTCTAGAGATATTGGGGAACATGAATTCAGAAGGGGAATATACATTATATGGTTACTGCATAATGGACAACCATGTGCATTTGCTAATAAAAGAAGAAAGAGATCCAATATCCAGAACCATGAAAAGAATATGTATTAGCTATTCATACTATTTTAACAAAAAGTATGAAAGGGTAGGACATTTGTTTCAAGATAGATTTAGAAGCGAAAGGATTGAATCCGAAGATTATCTATTGGCCTGTATAAGATACATACACAACAATCCAATAAAAGCTCTTATTGTAGAAGAACCATCAGATTATGAATGGAGCAGCTACAACGCCTATATTGGCAAACTTAACAATGAAGACGAAATCATATCAACGGAATTCATACTAAATATTTTTTCAGAAAACAAGTCTAGGGCCATAAAAGAATTTCAAAAATTTTCTGCGCTAGACTGTGAAAAAGTTTTTATGGATTTAGAAGATGCAGAAGAAAAGGAAGAAGATGTAGAAAAGTTTCAAGTAGAAAAAATTGAACAAATACTTAAAAGCTACAAATTAACACTAGAAGACTTGCCTGAATTAAAGGATAAGAAAATTCGAACTAGAATAATAAGAGAAATAGATGCTAATGTCAATTTATCAACAAGACAAATGTCAAATATTATAGGAATAAGTAAAGATACAATAGCTAGAGCACTGAGAGACAGCTAA
- a CDS encoding energy-coupling factor transporter transmembrane component T, with protein MKYDSFASLHPIVNFTYFTAVLVFSMFFMHPVFQLISLISAISYSIIIKGAKEGIKFNFAHMLPMLIFMSILNPLFNHEGATILFYFKNGNPVTLESIIYGIAAATMFITVIIWFSSYNSVMTSDKVIYLFGRIIPSLSLVFSMVLRFVPRYVEQIKVISNAQKCIGRDASQGNIFRRAKNGIKILSIMITWALENAIETADSMRSRGYGLPGRTSFSLFRFDNRDKVVFSTIVILISIILLGAFKGVNTIKFFPSIKITEITGFSILVYISYFVLCIIPVIINVQEAIQWRYIESRI; from the coding sequence ATGAAATATGATAGTTTTGCTAGTTTACATCCTATAGTTAATTTTACTTATTTTACAGCTGTGTTAGTATTTAGCATGTTCTTTATGCATCCTGTATTTCAATTGATATCCTTAATATCTGCTATTTCTTATTCAATTATTATAAAGGGGGCTAAAGAAGGGATAAAGTTTAATTTTGCTCATATGTTACCAATGCTAATATTTATGTCAATACTTAATCCTCTATTTAATCACGAAGGGGCTACTATATTGTTTTATTTTAAAAATGGAAATCCTGTAACACTAGAGTCTATAATTTACGGTATAGCTGCAGCAACCATGTTTATAACCGTTATAATCTGGTTTTCATCATACAATTCCGTTATGACATCAGACAAAGTGATTTATTTATTTGGGAGGATTATTCCATCATTATCTTTAGTATTTTCTATGGTACTTAGATTTGTCCCAAGATATGTAGAACAAATAAAGGTGATTTCAAATGCTCAAAAGTGTATTGGAAGAGATGCATCACAAGGCAATATATTTAGAAGGGCAAAAAATGGAATTAAAATACTATCCATAATGATTACATGGGCATTAGAGAATGCCATTGAAACTGCTGACTCCATGAGGTCAAGAGGTTATGGATTGCCTGGCAGAACTAGTTTTTCACTTTTTCGATTTGATAATAGGGACAAAGTAGTTTTTTCGACTATAGTCATATTAATTTCAATAATATTATTAGGTGCATTTAAAGGTGTAAACACAATAAAATTTTTCCCATCAATAAAAATCACTGAAATAACAGGTTTTAGTATATTAGTGTATATATCCTATTTTGTATTATGTATAATACCAGTTATTATCAATGTTCAGGAGGCAATTCAATGGAGATATATAGAATCAAGGATTTAA